A single genomic interval of Daucus carota subsp. sativus chromosome 1, DH1 v3.0, whole genome shotgun sequence harbors:
- the LOC108197599 gene encoding uncharacterized protein LOC108197599, with amino-acid sequence MKVMKNIKKLKFWSRKKKKKVNFVENPAANAPCCYHNHQFQPSAPPLPPYYEQIHEASYSASLNYHTFSRYPSNDFQFAFPSEENDIDPEIKPSHPALPISSTSSSYQQYMVPNPVYGMPVVPTARRERSVGVFGCVFNVGKLLVRFACPCFRITEAY; translated from the coding sequence ATGAAGGTGATGAAAAACATTAAGAAACTCAAATTCTGGTctagaaagaagaagaaaaaggtgaATTTCGTCGAAAACCCGGCAGCAAACGCCCCATGTTGCTACCACAACCATCAGTTTCAGCCTTCCGCTCCACCTCTGCCACCATACTATGAACAAATCCATGAGGCCTCCTACTCGGCCTCACTCAATTATCATACATTCTCCAGATATCCTTCGAATGATTTTCagtttgcttttccttcagaagAGAATGATATCGATCCTGAAATAAAGCCTTCGCATCCAGCATTACCTATTAGCAGTACAAGCTCTTCTTACCAGCAGTATATGGTTCCAAATCCTGTTTATGGGATGCCTGTTGTGCCAACGGCTAGAAGAGAAAGATCTGTTGGAGTTTTCGGGTGTGTGTTTAACGTTGGAAAGCTTCTGGTTCGCTTTGCTTGTCCCTGTTTTCGCATTACAGAAGCATACTGA
- the LOC108223013 gene encoding NAC domain-containing protein 89-like, with the protein MAEKDGAKPVKAFRFDPFDEELITDYLKRKIMGEQLPCNTVKDREIYGPSCSPWRVFDPDDHGSWLKSPHVKASEKFMYVFARLSKISSSKGSKNTSKRAGCGTWVGRTKRDMIKDGEGNLIGEKRYLVFEINEVDCGETGVGFYSMHEYSLSGVNEGLDCADTTVLCRVTYDSAKKTKVSPNSGARVAATVSTSCGEGRDEKEIQSKNLEGASSVTAEILAVSDSVVGDQFAIVQLDDGVQGSNDFGEGLNLDELGSLDFYFNDLEFDSGWISECLDFSQEEEPYLDGAINLGKRNFQWEENSHQAKKMCLDNFY; encoded by the coding sequence ATGGCAGAGAAAGATGGAGCTAAGCCTGTGAAAGCATTCAGGTTCGACCCTTTTGATGAAGAGCTCATTACTGATTATCTGAAACGCAAGATCATGGGAGAGCAGCTTCCATGCAACACTGTCAAGGACAGGGAGATTTATGGGCCCTCGTGTAGTCCGTGGCGTGTTTTCGATCCTGATGATCATGGTTCTTGGCTTAAATCACCTCATGTTAAGGCCAGTGAGAAGTTTATGTATGTGTTTGCCAGGTTATCCAAGATATCAAGCAGTAAGGGTTCGAAAAATACGTCGAAAAGGGCTGGTTGTGGGACTTGGGTAGGCAGGACTAAGAGGGATATGATCAAGGATGGTGAGGGTAATTTGATTGGGGAGAAGAGATATCTGGTTTTCGAGATCAATGAGGTTGATTGTGGAGAAACAGGGGTGGGATTTTATAGTATGCATGAGTATAGCTTGAGTGGAGTGAATGAGGGTTTGGATTGTGCGGATACTACTGTTCTTTGTAGAGTTACTTATGATTCTGCTAAGAAAACCAAGGTTTCGCCAAATTCTGGTGCCAGAGTTGCTGCTACTGTTTCAACAAGTTGTGGTGAAGGCCGAGATGAAAAAGAAATCCAGAGCAAGAATCTGGAGGGAGCTAGCAGTGTGACTGCAGAAATTCTGGCTGTGTCTGATAGTGTTGTTGGGGATCAGTTTGCAATTGTTCAACTTGATGATGGTGTTCAAGGGTCAAATGATTTTGGTGAGGGTTTGAATTTAGATGAGCTTGGTAGTTTGGATTTCTATTTCAATGATCTTGAATTCGACTCAGGCTGGATCAGTGAATGTCTGGATTTCAGCCAGGAAGAGGAGCCATATCTGGATGGCGCAATCAATCTTGGGAAAAGAAATTTCCAATGGGAGGAGAACTCGCACCAGGCTAAGAAGATGTGCCTTGACAATTTTTATTAG